The Lysinibacillus timonensis nucleotide sequence AAAACCATTGAAGAAAATGTCACGTTAGGATTAAAACTCCTTAATAAAAATAAAGAATCTTCATTTGAAATTGCTACAAAGCTTTTAAATAATGTAGGTTTGCCATCAGTTGAAAAAAAATATCCGAGGGAATTGTCGGGTGGAATGAGGCAAAGAGTAGCATTGGCAAGAACATTAGCTGTTGACCCTAAAATATTATTGCTAGATGAACCATTCTCCGCTCTAGATTACCAATCAAAATTAAAACTCGAAGATTTAGTTCATAAATTAATGAAAGAATATGGTAAAACGACAGTCCTTGTTACGCATGATATTGGTGAAGCAATTGCAATGAGCGATCGCGTTTTTCTTTTTTCTGCCAAACCAGGTCAACTATATCGAACGTTCGAAGTACCTGAAGAAGTTAAAAAATTAACTCCTTTTGAAGCACGAGCGCATTCAAGTTATTCCTTGCTTTTCCAAACTATATGGAAGGAGCTTGAAAGCCTTGAACATCAATAATCTTCATGAACAATATAAAAATGGATTAAGAAAAGAGAAAAGATGGGTTCGGTTTTATCAAATATTAATATTGATAGCATTTTTTAGTTTATGGGAAGTTGCTTCATCATTACGTTGGATTGACCAGCTTATTTTTAGCTCACCTTCCAAAATAGGTAGCTTATTTATTGAAAAAATAGCCGATTATTCTTTAATATATCATTCTAGTTATACGTTATTTGAAACGGTGTTAGGTTTTATTCTTGGTACGTTGCTAGGTACTATATTAGCGGCAATTCTATGGTGGTCTCCTTTTTTATCGAAAGTATTAGACCCATATTTAGTTATTCTAAACTCGATGCCAAAAGTAGCGTTAGGTCCAATTCTTATAGTAGCAATGGGTCCTGGTATGAACTCCATTATTGCAATGGGAGCGATAATATCAGTTATTATTTCAACCATTGTCATTTACACAGCATTTAAGACCGTTGACTCTAACTATTTGAAAGTATTGCAAACCTTTAACGCCACTCGGATGCAAATGTTTAGGGAGGCAATATTACCTGCTTCTTTTCCAACAATTATCTCCACATTAAAAGTAAATGTAGGTTTAGCCTGGGTCGGTGTAATTGTTGGAGAATTCCTTGTGTCATCACAAGGATTAGGTTATTTAATTATTTATGGTTTCCAAGTATTTAACTTTAACTTAGTTTTGCTATCGCTACTTGTAATAGCAATTTTTGCAACGATCATGTACCAACTTGTTGAACTGCTAGAAAAAAAGCTAATTAGAAATGAGTAGTTTTCCCAATTACAATATAAAAATCCTTGAACAATCATCGTTCAAGGATTTTTACCATTATCTAAAGTGAAATTGAATGATTCATTTAAATATAATCTTCAGCTTGTTTAGTAGAATTGCGATAGAAACGGAATTTTCCTGTAGCTAATCGTTCTTCTGTTTTTTCCGCAATGCGATCATGACATGATGTGCACATATATGTGTGGATTGGGCGATTACGCAATCTTTTCGAAAGTGGTAAATCATCATCGAGGTTGTTTATAGTATCACAAATGACACATTTGACGCGCATACATGTTCCTCCTATTTTACTCGAATAGCCCGAATATTTTTAATTGGCTTATCTAAATTTGAACCATCCTCAAATAATAAATGGACAGGTCCATCTTCTGTTAAAGGTTTACCATCTTGACTAAATTTGAAAATGAACGTATTCGCTTCTTCAATTGTAAAGGCATGTTCAGTGTTGTTTTCGCATTCAAAAATTACTTGAGTAGCATCCTCTTGAATTTCGGCATTTTTTAAGAAATAACTTAATTTCATACCGAATGTACCGGTTTTCATTCCTTGACGGTCAAACTTCCGTTCCGTTTTTAGTGTTGGAGGGAATGTCGCACCTTCCATAATTTCACGGGACCAATGTTTTCCCATAGATTTTAAATATTCAACATCATCTGTTTCTTGCTCTTCCTTTTGAGTAAAATATGTTGTTAAATCAAGACGACGATCGTCAAAAATCCAAACAGTTGGATCTAAAGTTATTTTATATGTAACGGCACCTGTAATAGGAATAATACTTTCCATTTTCTAGTACTCCCCCTTAAATTAATATCATGTACAGTATACCGCTAGATGTACATAATAATAAAGAAATATAATTTATTGAGTCTGTTTTCATGTAAATTCACTTGCATTTTTATCTATCTAAAGATAAACTTTATAAAGATAGAATAGAAGAAATATCAAATGATGGGGGCGTCCTCATGGATACAAAATCACCTGCTTCCTTTCAGGAAAAAGCTTTAGAATTGCTTCTTTCTGATGCGGACAAGATAGCTAAATTGATTAAAGTGCAGATGGACCATTTAACAATGCCATCATGTCCATTATATGAAGAAGTGCTAGACACACAAATGTTTGGCCTTTCGAGAGAAATTGATTTTGCTGTTAAACTAGGTTTAATTTCTCGTGAACGAGGAAAGGAAATACTAGATACACTAGAAAAAGAACTTTCTCTGTTACACGAGGCATTTACAAATAAATAAAAGAATCTACTCAAAACGCTAGTGCGATTTGAGTTTTTTTTCTAAAAAGAGGTTTCTAAGGAATGAGAAGGTATATTAACTATTATGTAAGAAATTTTGATTACCCTTTATTTTTTACGTATGTATTTTTATGTGTGTTCGGCTTAGTTATGATTTATAGCTCGAGCATGATGGTTGCCATTGTTTATGAAGAGGCAAAACCAGACTATTTTTATAATAAACAGTTAATAAATCTTGTAGTTTCATCACTTGTTTTTCTTTTTGGTGCCTTTTTACCTTATAAGCACTTTAGTAATAAAAAATTAATGGTATTTAGTGTTTTTGGTATGATATTTATCCTTATATGGTTATGGTTATTTGGTGTAGGATTGGAGCAAACAGGTTCGAAAAGTTGGATTGACCTTGGGGTAATGAATTTCCAACCATCAGAAGTTGCAAAATTATTTATCATCTTATATTTTGCTGGAGCTTTTTATAGAAAGAGCTTAAACAATCCATTAGAAAATTTACAGCCTAACAATATTATTTACCCAATCATCGTTTGGATATTTGTCATATTTTGTGTAGCAAATGAAACAGATTTAGGGGCAGTTATTATTTTATCGGGGATTGCTTTTGCAGTTGTAGCTGCAAGTGGTATGAGCTTTAAAACCTTCTTAAAGTTTTTCTCTGTATTAGGAGCTCTAGGTGGAGTTTTACTTGGTTTCGTCTTTTTAGTAAAAGGAGATGAAATTTTTACAGAAAACCGTTTAGGAAGATTGCAGTCTTTTCTTAATCCATTTGAATACGAATCTGGTTCAGGATTACAGGTTATTAACGGGTATATAGCGATTGGCGCAGGGGGATTAGAAGGGGTTGGACTAGGACAATCCGTTCAAAAGCTAGGTTATTTACCAGAGCCTCAAACCGATTTCATCATGGCAATAATAGCAGAAGAACTTGGAATATTAGGGGTCATTTTTGTGCTTGGTGGGTTGGGTTTTATCGTATTTAGAGGTTTAGTTATTGCTATGAATACCAAAGACCCACTTGCAAGAATGATAGCAGCCGGAATTGCGAGTTGGATTGCTATTCAAACATTCATTAATTTAGGTGGCGTTTCAGGTCTTATCCCATTAACGGGTGTTACTTTACCGTTTATTAGTTATGGTGGATCCTCCTTAATAATGCTTTCTTTTGCAATGGGGATTTTAATAAATGTATCAATGTTTGTAAAACTTGAGAAAAAAAATAAATAATAGGGGTGGAAGAGATGGTTAGGAAAATTAACAAAATTTTAGTTGCAAACAGAGGGGAGATAGCAATACGCATTTTTAGAGCGTGTAACGAATTAAACATACGAACAGTTGCGATCTATTCTAGAGAGGATAGTGGTTCGCACCATCGTTACAAGTCAGATGAGTCCTATTTAGTAGGAGTAGGGAAAAAACCGATAGATGCTTATTTGGATATTGAAGGGATTATCGAAATTGCAAAGCATTCAGGTGTAGATGCTATTCACCCTGGTTATGGTTTCCTATCCGAAAACGTTCAATTTGCTAGACGTTGTGAGGAAGAAGGTATTATTTTCATTGGTCCAACTTCAGAACATTTAGATATGTTTGGAGACAAAGTAAAAGCAAGACAGCAAGCTATCAATGCGAATATACCTGTAATTCCAGGAAGTGATGGACCAGTTGATTCCTTAGAAGAATTAGAAGCCTTTGGGGATACATATGGATATCCGCTAATGATTAAAGCAGCGCTTGGTGGTGGGGGACGTGGCATGCGTTTAGTCCAATCAAAAGAAGACTTAGCATCAAGCTACGAACGTGCTAAGTCTGAAGCAAAAGCTGCTTTTGGTTCAGATGAAGTATATGTTGAAAAAGCAATCATACAACCTAAGCATATTGAAGTACAGATTTTAGGTGACTCTTCAGGTAATATTATCCACTTGTATGAGCGTGATTGTTCAATTCAGCGTAGACACCAAAAAGTAGTAGAGATTGCGCCATCTAACTCTTTACCAGATTCATTGCGTAATAGAATTTGTGATGCTGCGGTAAAACTTATGAAAAATGTTCATTATATAAACGCAGGAACAGTTGAATTTTTAGTTTCTGGGGAAGAATTTTATTTTATTGAGGTAAATCCAAGAATACAGGTAGAACATACAATTACAGAAATGATAACTGGAATTGATATTGTACATGCACAAATTAAAATTTC carries:
- a CDS encoding YlaN family protein, coding for MDTKSPASFQEKALELLLSDADKIAKLIKVQMDHLTMPSCPLYEEVLDTQMFGLSREIDFAVKLGLISRERGKEILDTLEKELSLLHEAFTNK
- a CDS encoding FtsW/RodA/SpoVE family cell cycle protein, yielding MRRYINYYVRNFDYPLFFTYVFLCVFGLVMIYSSSMMVAIVYEEAKPDYFYNKQLINLVVSSLVFLFGAFLPYKHFSNKKLMVFSVFGMIFILIWLWLFGVGLEQTGSKSWIDLGVMNFQPSEVAKLFIILYFAGAFYRKSLNNPLENLQPNNIIYPIIVWIFVIFCVANETDLGAVIILSGIAFAVVAASGMSFKTFLKFFSVLGALGGVLLGFVFLVKGDEIFTENRLGRLQSFLNPFEYESGSGLQVINGYIAIGAGGLEGVGLGQSVQKLGYLPEPQTDFIMAIIAEELGILGVIFVLGGLGFIVFRGLVIAMNTKDPLARMIAAGIASWIAIQTFINLGGVSGLIPLTGVTLPFISYGGSSLIMLSFAMGILINVSMFVKLEKKNK
- a CDS encoding ABC transporter permease; protein product: MNINNLHEQYKNGLRKEKRWVRFYQILILIAFFSLWEVASSLRWIDQLIFSSPSKIGSLFIEKIADYSLIYHSSYTLFETVLGFILGTLLGTILAAILWWSPFLSKVLDPYLVILNSMPKVALGPILIVAMGPGMNSIIAMGAIISVIISTIVIYTAFKTVDSNYLKVLQTFNATRMQMFREAILPASFPTIISTLKVNVGLAWVGVIVGEFLVSSQGLGYLIIYGFQVFNFNLVLLSLLVIAIFATIMYQLVELLEKKLIRNE
- a CDS encoding ABC transporter ATP-binding protein — encoded protein: MTFLTVSNVHHTYFSSETATEALRDINLTINKGEFVSFIGPSGCGKTTLLSILAGLFPPTAGKVQIEEQDVYENADLSIGYMLQQDYLFPWKTIEENVTLGLKLLNKNKESSFEIATKLLNNVGLPSVEKKYPRELSGGMRQRVALARTLAVDPKILLLDEPFSALDYQSKLKLEDLVHKLMKEYGKTTVLVTHDIGEAIAMSDRVFLFSAKPGQLYRTFEVPEEVKKLTPFEARAHSSYSLLFQTIWKELESLEHQ
- a CDS encoding YlaI family protein, with the protein product MRVKCVICDTINNLDDDLPLSKRLRNRPIHTYMCTSCHDRIAEKTEERLATGKFRFYRNSTKQAEDYI